A section of the bacterium genome encodes:
- a CDS encoding PP2C family protein-serine/threonine phosphatase produces the protein MIEPKTFYRKLDVLLTTIGREKSGKNFLFTILRAIEQNFSADLHISNGRIYEEAGDEFVQVRRPGQSKTTRGTASIAADSEAVKLLLKYGSYIYDDPALSIDSEINQQPEYAIPAAFTVVRSPNDRWIVVFELKAGWVREEIEFCMNAVRAALNYRLFSDAVKSGLEQAAHIQNSLLPQAPPQIKGYEIAGRSQPAELVGGDLFDYFTFSNEMFGVSIGDASGHGLPAALLVRDVVTGLRMGLEEQMKMVHTLKKLNRVIHRSTYSTRFVSLFYGEIESNGHVIYANAGHPSPLLVRGNAVTELKPTGIILGALPELSIHRALANFERGVVMAMYSDGIFERSNAAGEAYGLERLQNLIIANQEKSAAEILETVFNTVFEFGESAKWEDDASLVIIKRLAE, from the coding sequence ATTGGCCGGGAAAAATCCGGCAAGAACTTCCTGTTTACCATTCTGCGCGCCATCGAACAGAATTTCAGCGCGGATTTGCATATCAGCAATGGCCGCATTTACGAAGAAGCGGGCGACGAGTTTGTCCAAGTGCGGCGTCCCGGGCAGTCCAAAACCACACGCGGCACGGCCAGCATTGCCGCCGATTCCGAAGCGGTGAAGTTGCTGCTCAAATACGGCAGCTACATCTATGATGATCCGGCGCTCAGCATCGACAGCGAGATCAACCAGCAGCCAGAGTATGCCATTCCCGCGGCCTTTACCGTGGTGCGCAGCCCCAACGACCGCTGGATTGTGGTGTTCGAGCTCAAAGCCGGCTGGGTGCGGGAGGAGATCGAGTTTTGCATGAACGCGGTGCGCGCGGCGTTGAACTATCGCTTGTTTTCCGATGCGGTCAAAAGCGGACTGGAACAGGCGGCACACATTCAGAACAGCTTGTTGCCCCAGGCGCCGCCGCAAATCAAGGGCTATGAGATTGCCGGCCGCTCACAGCCGGCAGAACTGGTGGGCGGCGATTTGTTCGACTATTTCACGTTCAGCAATGAAATGTTCGGGGTCAGCATCGGCGACGCCAGCGGCCACGGCCTGCCGGCCGCGCTGCTGGTGCGCGACGTGGTTACCGGCTTGCGCATGGGTTTGGAAGAGCAAATGAAAATGGTGCACACGCTCAAGAAGCTCAACCGGGTGATTCATCGCAGCACTTATTCCACCCGCTTCGTCTCGCTGTTCTACGGCGAGATCGAAAGCAACGGTCACGTCATCTATGCCAATGCCGGCCATCCTTCGCCGCTGCTCGTGCGCGGCAACGCAGTGACCGAGTTGAAGCCGACCGGCATCATTCTGGGCGCGCTGCCCGAGTTGTCGATTCACCGCGCGCTCGCCAACTTCGAGCGGGGCGTGGTAATGGCGATGTACAGCGACGGCATCTTCGAACGCAGCAACGCGGCAGGCGAGGCCTACGGCCTGGAGCGGCTGCAGAATCTGATCATTGCCAACCAAGAAAAAAGTGCCGCGGAAATTCTCGAGACGGTGTTCAACACGGTGTTCGAATTTGGCGAAAGCGCGAAGTGGGAAGATGACGCCTCGCTGGTGATCATCAAGCGGCTGGCGGAGTGA
- a CDS encoding threonine synthase: MNSFRSFFTHLACTRCARTFAKHERCELCVCGAPLFARYDVAAARQHWSPADLRHAPASLWRYAPMLPVQEEKHCVSLGEGWTPLLPVEHLAAEFGLSHLWIKDESPNPTASFKARGMCLAISRAKELGVQQIAVPSAGNAGSATAAYAARAGMPAHVFMPKDVPAAFQRECEFYGAHLELVEGLITDCAKKVLAGKATHGWFDLSTLKEPYRVEGKKTMGYELAEQFDWQLPDVIIYPTGGGTGLIGMWKAFDEMEGLGWITAHRPRMVAVQSDGCAPIIRAFEQGLEHAPEWQHAATVAAGLRVPRAVGDFLILRILRDSHGTAVAVAEHSIAAVTRAYSRATGIFFCPEGAAAVEAARLLAAAGWIKPEERVVVFNTGSGLKYADTLL; encoded by the coding sequence ATGAATTCATTTCGTTCTTTCTTTACCCATCTCGCCTGCACGCGCTGCGCGCGCACCTTCGCCAAGCACGAACGCTGCGAATTGTGCGTCTGCGGGGCGCCCTTGTTTGCCCGCTATGATGTCGCCGCGGCGCGCCAGCATTGGTCACCGGCGGATCTGCGCCACGCGCCGGCCAGCTTGTGGCGTTACGCGCCCATGTTGCCGGTACAGGAGGAGAAGCACTGCGTCTCGCTCGGCGAAGGCTGGACGCCGCTGCTGCCCGTTGAACATCTCGCAGCAGAATTCGGCCTTTCTCATTTGTGGATCAAAGACGAGTCGCCGAATCCCACCGCTTCTTTCAAAGCGCGCGGCATGTGTCTGGCGATTTCGCGCGCCAAGGAATTGGGCGTGCAGCAAATCGCCGTTCCCTCGGCCGGCAATGCCGGCAGCGCCACTGCCGCTTATGCCGCACGCGCAGGCATGCCGGCGCATGTGTTCATGCCCAAAGACGTGCCGGCCGCCTTTCAGCGCGAGTGCGAGTTCTATGGCGCGCATTTGGAGCTGGTCGAGGGCTTGATCACGGATTGCGCGAAGAAAGTGCTGGCAGGCAAGGCCACCCACGGCTGGTTCGATCTCTCGACGCTCAAAGAACCCTATCGCGTGGAAGGCAAGAAGACGATGGGCTACGAGCTGGCCGAGCAATTCGACTGGCAACTTCCCGATGTGATCATTTACCCCACCGGCGGCGGCACCGGTTTGATCGGCATGTGGAAAGCCTTTGATGAGATGGAAGGCCTGGGCTGGATCACCGCGCACCGCCCGCGCATGGTAGCGGTGCAGTCCGACGGTTGCGCGCCCATCATTCGGGCTTTCGAGCAGGGATTGGAGCACGCGCCGGAGTGGCAGCATGCGGCCACGGTTGCGGCGGGCTTGCGCGTGCCACGCGCAGTCGGTGATTTTCTCATCCTGCGCATCCTGCGCGACAGCCACGGCACCGCAGTCGCGGTGGCGGAGCATTCCATCGCTGCGGTGACGCGCGCCTATTCGCGCGCGACCGGCATCTTCTTTTGCCCTGAAGGCGCAGCCGCAGTGGAGGCCGCACGATTGCTCGCTGCCGCCGGTTGGATCAAGCCGGAAGAACGAGTGGTGGTTTTCAATACCGGCTCCGGCTTGAAATATGCCGATACCCTGCTGTAG
- a CDS encoding cobalamin B12-binding domain-containing protein: protein MERKIRVLVGKLGLDGHDRGAKIIASALRDAGFEVIYSGLHQTPEMIVEAALQEDVEVIGISMLSGAHMTLFPRVLELMKKNDMSDVLLLAGGTIPPDDAAELERQGITRVFGPGTDTRDIIALIRDWAAKRN, encoded by the coding sequence ATGGAGCGCAAAATTCGTGTTCTGGTAGGCAAGCTCGGACTCGATGGCCATGACCGTGGCGCGAAAATCATTGCCAGCGCCTTGCGCGATGCCGGTTTCGAGGTGATCTATTCCGGGCTGCATCAAACGCCCGAGATGATCGTCGAAGCGGCGCTGCAGGAAGACGTCGAAGTCATCGGCATCTCGATGCTCTCCGGCGCGCACATGACGCTGTTCCCGCGCGTGCTGGAGCTGATGAAGAAGAACGACATGTCCGACGTGCTGCTGCTCGCCGGCGGTACCATCCCGCCGGATGACGCCGCGGAACTGGAGCGGCAGGGCATCACGCGGGTATTCGGCCCGGGCACCGACACGCGCGACATCATCGCCCTGATCCGCGACTGGGCGGCCAAGCGCAATTGA
- a CDS encoding sigma 54-interacting transcriptional regulator, giving the protein MWFHVSYLPFPHTPGFTLDEEALASPELSRRLQHLNVDEWLLVAGPELLELYLASNARTAAAAAPGEEAVNAMLQLVLAGAAPQPVASRQGIAAVSHFLRAAVGWMPSGHLQPQHAVALRKALAAAQENAHAGVILNRLFQRALWLSERVRSETSWFEGTTALAPAIIEVAGKIFGTLRERQALLIGTSTEAIATAHALRQAGLGKLCFIAADAREEMRMSKTLPAAVAVPLESSKSLPRADLILIFAALAPLVEGKSLANLVAHRQHATVLLADLTSETSGGQALAKADNLFYFTRSDLNRILERSRPDRREIEQKVAGWIAREAEQFLAWANSEEPFHFGAMVGSSRPMQKVFELIARVARTDITILIQGESGTGKELVARAIHDESTRARQPFVVVNCGAIPENLLESELFGHVRGAFTGALRDKKGLFEEAHTGTIFLDEIGELPIALQVKLLRFLQEGEIKRVGSNHTMLLDVRVIAATNRDLEEMVEQGGFRSDLFYRLNVIRLDLPPLRERPEDIPLLARHFLQKFATRLRRPARDFTGAALARLTSHDWPGNVRELENAIERAVALSLDAEIDVLELPESLQKSVSRPASVLNGRLTLEEVEKRHILDTLAHCQGNYDEAARLLAIGRTTLWRKLKKYQEETEKTDPPAAEHVASPA; this is encoded by the coding sequence ATGTGGTTTCACGTTTCCTACCTCCCTTTTCCGCACACGCCGGGCTTCACGTTGGATGAGGAAGCGCTGGCTTCGCCGGAGTTGAGCCGGCGGCTGCAGCATCTCAACGTAGATGAGTGGCTGTTGGTGGCCGGGCCGGAGCTGTTGGAGCTTTATCTCGCCTCCAACGCGCGCACGGCTGCCGCTGCTGCGCCCGGAGAGGAGGCGGTCAATGCCATGCTGCAGCTTGTGCTGGCCGGCGCCGCGCCGCAGCCTGTCGCCAGCCGGCAGGGCATTGCAGCGGTTTCTCATTTCCTGCGCGCCGCGGTGGGATGGATGCCAAGCGGGCATCTGCAGCCGCAGCACGCCGTTGCTTTGCGCAAGGCGCTGGCCGCCGCCCAGGAAAACGCTCACGCCGGCGTCATTCTCAACCGCCTCTTTCAGCGCGCACTCTGGCTTTCCGAACGAGTGCGCAGCGAAACCAGTTGGTTCGAAGGCACGACCGCGCTCGCACCGGCCATCATCGAAGTGGCCGGCAAGATATTCGGCACTCTGCGCGAGCGTCAGGCCCTGCTGATCGGAACCAGTACCGAAGCTATTGCCACTGCGCATGCGCTGCGGCAGGCCGGCCTCGGCAAGCTCTGTTTCATAGCGGCTGATGCGCGCGAGGAAATGCGCATGAGCAAGACCCTGCCGGCGGCCGTGGCAGTACCGCTCGAAAGCAGCAAATCTCTCCCGCGCGCCGATTTGATATTGATCTTTGCCGCGCTTGCGCCTTTGGTGGAGGGCAAATCTCTCGCGAATCTGGTTGCCCACCGGCAGCATGCCACCGTGCTGCTTGCCGATCTCACCAGCGAAACCAGCGGCGGCCAGGCGCTGGCGAAAGCGGACAATCTCTTTTACTTCACGCGTAGCGACCTCAATCGCATTTTGGAACGCAGCCGGCCCGATCGCCGCGAAATCGAGCAGAAAGTCGCCGGCTGGATTGCGCGTGAGGCCGAGCAATTCCTGGCTTGGGCCAATTCGGAAGAGCCGTTTCATTTCGGCGCGATGGTGGGCAGCAGCCGGCCCATGCAGAAGGTGTTCGAGCTGATCGCGCGCGTGGCGCGCACCGACATCACGATTCTGATTCAAGGTGAAAGCGGCACCGGCAAGGAACTGGTGGCGCGCGCCATTCACGACGAAAGCACCCGCGCCCGTCAGCCGTTCGTCGTGGTCAACTGCGGCGCGATTCCCGAAAACCTGCTGGAAAGCGAATTGTTCGGCCACGTGCGCGGCGCCTTCACCGGCGCGCTGCGCGACAAGAAAGGCCTGTTCGAAGAGGCGCACACCGGCACCATCTTTCTGGATGAAATCGGCGAGCTGCCGATCGCGCTGCAAGTCAAACTGTTGCGCTTTTTGCAGGAGGGCGAGATCAAACGCGTGGGCAGCAATCACACCATGTTGCTCGACGTGCGCGTCATCGCCGCCACCAATCGCGATTTGGAAGAGATGGTCGAACAAGGCGGGTTCCGCAGCGATTTGTTCTATCGCCTCAACGTCATTCGTCTGGATTTGCCGCCGTTGCGCGAACGGCCGGAAGATATTCCCCTGCTGGCCCGCCATTTCCTGCAGAAATTCGCCACGCGGCTGCGCCGGCCCGCGCGCGATTTCACCGGCGCGGCCCTCGCCCGCCTCACCAGCCACGACTGGCCGGGCAACGTGCGCGAGCTTGAAAACGCCATCGAACGCGCCGTCGCGCTCTCCCTCGATGCCGAAATCGATGTGCTCGAATTGCCCGAGTCCCTGCAGAAAAGCGTGAGCCGGCCCGCCTCCGTCTTGAACGGCCGCCTGACGTTGGAAGAAGTCGAGAAGCGGCACATTCTGGACACCCTGGCACATTGCCAAGGCAACTACGACGAAGCCGCGCGCCTGCTCGCCATTGGCCGCACGACTTTGTGGCGCAAGCTGAAGAAGTATCAGGAAGAGACGGAAAAAACGGATCCGCCCGCTGCAGAGCATGTAGCCTCGCCGGCGTGA
- a CDS encoding PEGA domain-containing protein, with protein MPAPSRYAFRFIPSCSRAALLTALLLSLGLLGCASGRLTTDRAYGKLKPKQQLPEREMREQPENLVIKITNVADAGKSYRNFVVLRVNGQEISPLEKLSNFTSTYTYPLRLQHGIYEVKAEYHVVGFWREQVFDIITDEEVKVLPDQRTVLQVALDKDSRGRLRQNPARFQLRYEPLLAEKRPAEVNPVAGQTGQPVPRPYIIEPAPETTDARPIITRPAPEVIAPAPSQPAAPAPIVTPVPAAPPPAPADLVTLQINTSPSGAEVIVDDRYYGQSPVKITLTSAQNHIVQISRPGFREVVKILNAAELREQPLVQLLIKMEPVEKAQE; from the coding sequence ATGCCAGCCCCCAGTCGTTACGCTTTTCGCTTCATCCCTTCCTGTTCGCGTGCGGCACTGCTCACCGCGCTCCTGCTGTCCCTCGGGCTGCTGGGGTGTGCCAGCGGCCGCTTGACCACGGACCGCGCCTATGGCAAGCTCAAGCCCAAACAGCAACTGCCAGAGCGCGAAATGCGCGAGCAGCCGGAAAACTTGGTGATCAAGATCACCAACGTCGCAGACGCCGGCAAGAGCTACCGCAACTTCGTTGTGCTGCGCGTGAATGGCCAGGAAATCTCTCCCCTCGAAAAACTCTCGAACTTCACTTCCACCTATACCTACCCGCTGCGGCTGCAGCACGGAATTTATGAGGTCAAAGCCGAATATCACGTTGTGGGCTTTTGGCGTGAACAAGTGTTTGATATCATCACAGATGAGGAAGTGAAGGTGTTGCCCGACCAACGCACGGTTTTGCAGGTGGCGTTGGACAAGGACAGCCGCGGCCGGCTGCGCCAAAACCCGGCGCGCTTTCAACTGCGCTACGAGCCGCTGCTGGCGGAAAAGAGACCCGCGGAAGTGAATCCTGTTGCCGGGCAAACCGGGCAGCCGGTGCCGCGACCTTACATCATCGAACCGGCGCCGGAGACGACTGATGCAAGGCCCATCATCACGCGGCCAGCGCCGGAGGTGATCGCGCCGGCGCCGAGCCAGCCGGCAGCGCCTGCGCCGATTGTGACGCCCGTTCCCGCTGCACCGCCACCCGCGCCTGCCGATCTCGTCACGTTGCAGATCAACACCAGTCCCTCGGGCGCCGAGGTGATCGTTGATGATCGCTACTACGGGCAATCGCCGGTGAAGATCACTTTGACCAGCGCTCAGAACCACATTGTGCAGATCTCACGGCCGGGTTTCCGTGAAGTGGTGAAGATCTTGAATGCCGCGGAATTGCGCGAGCAGCCGCTGGTGCAACTTTTGATCAAAATGGAGCCGGTCGAAAAGGCCCAGGAGTGA
- the gatB gene encoding Asp-tRNA(Asn)/Glu-tRNA(Gln) amidotransferase subunit GatB — MPYESVIGLEVHAQLLTESKLFSPASTSFGAPPNTQVTPICAGLPGVLPVLNRKAVDFAIKMGLATHCTIAPVSQFARKHYFYPDLPKGYQISQYEEPLCEHGWLEIELAEGSSKRVRIIRIHLEEDAGKLIHAEPFVDPEETLVDLNRCGVPLIEIVSGPDLSSPREAALYLQRIRQLVRYLGICDGNMEEGSLRCDANVSVRPAGRREFGTKTEIKNMNSVRQLERALEVEIPRQIAILETGGAVEQETRLWDAGRGQTVAMRSKEHAHDYRYFPEPDLTPLHIDEAWSQQVLASLPELPWARRERFSAQYLLSRLHAEVLTEERELADYFEAVAAEVREVQQAANWVMGEVLRVLRDQKVAITAFTLAPAALAELIRLVEQGAINNKIAKEVFEQMLATGKSATAIVRERGLEQVSDQAEIEQAVAALLAAHPREVERYRAGETKVFGFLVGQLMKATRGKVNPQLANELLRAQLAAPQA; from the coding sequence ATGCCCTACGAATCCGTCATCGGTCTCGAAGTGCACGCGCAATTACTGACCGAATCCAAGCTCTTCTCGCCCGCCAGCACCTCGTTTGGCGCGCCGCCCAACACGCAGGTGACTCCCATTTGCGCCGGCCTGCCCGGCGTGCTGCCTGTGCTCAATCGCAAGGCGGTGGATTTTGCCATCAAAATGGGGCTGGCGACCCATTGCACCATTGCCCCGGTCTCCCAGTTCGCGCGCAAGCACTATTTCTATCCCGATTTGCCCAAAGGCTATCAAATCTCGCAATACGAGGAGCCGCTGTGCGAGCACGGCTGGCTCGAGATCGAGCTGGCAGAGGGGAGTAGCAAGCGCGTGCGCATCATTCGTATTCATCTCGAGGAAGATGCCGGCAAGCTGATTCACGCCGAGCCGTTCGTCGACCCCGAGGAAACGCTGGTTGATCTCAACCGCTGCGGCGTGCCGTTGATCGAGATTGTCAGCGGGCCGGATCTCTCCTCGCCACGCGAGGCCGCGCTTTACCTGCAGCGCATCCGCCAGCTCGTGCGCTATCTCGGCATTTGCGACGGCAACATGGAAGAAGGCAGCCTGCGCTGCGATGCCAACGTCTCGGTGCGGCCCGCCGGTCGGCGGGAGTTCGGCACTAAAACCGAAATCAAAAACATGAACTCCGTGCGCCAACTCGAGCGCGCACTCGAGGTCGAGATTCCTCGCCAAATTGCAATTCTGGAAACCGGCGGCGCGGTGGAGCAGGAAACGCGGCTGTGGGATGCCGGCCGCGGCCAGACAGTGGCGATGCGCTCGAAGGAGCATGCCCACGACTATCGCTATTTCCCCGAGCCTGATCTCACGCCCCTGCACATCGACGAAGCCTGGAGCCAGCAGGTGCTCGCCAGCCTGCCGGAATTGCCCTGGGCACGGCGCGAGCGTTTCAGTGCGCAATATCTGCTTTCGCGTTTGCATGCTGAGGTTCTCACCGAAGAACGCGAGTTGGCCGATTACTTCGAGGCCGTGGCGGCTGAGGTGCGGGAGGTGCAACAAGCCGCCAATTGGGTGATGGGCGAAGTTTTGCGCGTGCTGCGCGATCAGAAAGTCGCCATCACCGCCTTCACGCTGGCGCCGGCTGCGCTGGCTGAACTGATCCGGTTGGTTGAGCAGGGCGCGATCAACAACAAGATTGCCAAGGAGGTTTTCGAGCAAATGCTCGCGACCGGGAAAAGCGCGACGGCCATTGTGCGGGAAAGAGGGCTGGAACAGGTGTCCGATCAAGCTGAGATCGAGCAGGCGGTGGCGGCGCTGCTGGCGGCGCATCCCCGGGAAGTCGAACGCTATCGGGCCGGCGAAACCAAGGTATTTGGTTTTCTGGTGGGACAATTGATGAAGGCCACGCGCGGCAAAGTGAATCCCCAACTCGCCAACGAGCTGCTGCGCGCCCAGCTCGCGGCGCCGCAAGCCTGA
- a CDS encoding cytochrome c biogenesis protein, whose translation MIHLLQWLVGVLYAVAGSHYIYTFRQAQEQAGRGLNPFALVAVIAHLGYLLLLSLTLGHLPVTSVFEALTTCAWLFGVVYLSLEWRLRERSLGMFIQPVILILHVLSNLGIDLNRELPALLLHEIVYEIHVIVLLFAYSAFAISFIASVLYLLLSRELQKKSTGLFYRRLPSLAFFESLSNRAINTGLVFLTVGIALGIYEATKIAEHFFTWDAKFFAVGLTWLIYFWHWASRISVGWQGRRAAMVSLFGFGWLMFSFLIVSLAFTQVHSFR comes from the coding sequence ATGATCCATCTGCTGCAATGGTTGGTTGGCGTTCTCTATGCGGTCGCCGGAAGCCATTACATCTACACCTTTCGCCAGGCGCAGGAACAGGCCGGCCGCGGTTTGAATCCCTTCGCACTGGTTGCTGTGATCGCGCATTTGGGGTATCTCCTCCTGCTCAGCCTGACGCTGGGGCATTTGCCCGTGACCAGTGTGTTCGAAGCGCTTACCACCTGTGCCTGGCTCTTCGGTGTGGTCTATCTCAGCCTGGAATGGCGGTTGCGCGAACGCTCGCTGGGCATGTTCATCCAGCCGGTCATTTTGATCCTGCACGTGCTGTCGAATCTCGGCATCGACCTCAACCGCGAGCTGCCGGCGCTGCTGCTGCACGAAATCGTCTATGAAATCCACGTCATCGTGCTGCTGTTTGCCTATTCCGCGTTTGCGATTTCCTTCATCGCCAGCGTGCTTTACCTGTTGCTGTCCCGCGAGCTGCAAAAGAAAAGCACCGGCTTGTTCTACCGCCGCCTGCCCTCCCTTGCCTTTTTCGAATCGCTCAGCAACCGCGCCATCAACACCGGCTTGGTGTTTCTGACGGTGGGCATCGCGCTCGGCATCTATGAAGCCACCAAAATCGCCGAGCATTTCTTCACCTGGGACGCCAAATTCTTCGCGGTCGGACTGACGTGGTTGATCTACTTTTGGCATTGGGCCAGCCGCATTTCCGTGGGGTGGCAGGGCCGCCGCGCTGCGATGGTTTCGCTGTTCGGCTTTGGCTGGTTGATGTTTTCGTTTCTGATCGTCTCACTGGCTTTCACCCAGGTTCACAGCTTTCGCTGA
- a CDS encoding methylmalonyl-CoA mutase family protein, with the protein MSKEKAQYPQERARWQRETRPQFKDRPGKFMTTSSVPIKDLYGPDDVDHIDPLRDIGLPGEFPYTRGIHANMHRGRLWTMRQFAGFGTPADTNQRFKYLLENGQTGLSTAFDLPTLMGRDSDDPLAEGEVGVCGVAISSLRDMEVLFAGIPLDKVSTSMTINSPAAVMLAFYICVGKKQGVPESKLRGTLQNDILKEYIAQKEFIFPPEPSMKIVVDTIEYCTRHVPEWNTISISGYHIREAGSTAVQELAFTLADGFAYVEAAMKAGLAVDAFAPRLSFFFNSHLDFFEEIAKFRAARRIWARRMRDRYGAQDERSWKLRFHTQTAGCSLTGQQPMNNIVRTAFEALAGVLGGTQSLHTNSLDETWALPTEFAAKIALRTQQIIAYETGVVNTVDPLAGSYFIEHLTSQMEQEAEEYFRKIEAFGGVIPAIKEGFFQREIAAAARRYQDEIEKKERLIVGVNAFVEPDEKLDIPILKIDASVEKQQAQNLARLRAERNNTAVRQTLAKLKEAAQEGRNIMPALIDCSMAYCTLGEIINELKTVYGTWREEPVF; encoded by the coding sequence ATGTCGAAAGAGAAAGCGCAATACCCGCAAGAACGCGCGCGTTGGCAGCGTGAAACCCGGCCGCAATTCAAAGACCGGCCGGGCAAATTCATGACCACCTCCAGCGTGCCGATCAAGGATCTCTACGGCCCTGATGACGTCGATCACATCGATCCGCTCCGCGATATCGGCCTCCCCGGTGAGTTTCCCTACACGCGCGGCATTCATGCCAACATGCACCGCGGCCGCTTGTGGACCATGCGCCAGTTCGCCGGCTTCGGCACACCCGCGGATACCAACCAACGCTTCAAATATCTTCTGGAAAACGGCCAGACCGGATTGTCGACTGCCTTCGATTTGCCGACGTTGATGGGCCGCGACTCCGACGATCCGCTCGCCGAAGGTGAAGTGGGCGTCTGCGGCGTCGCCATTTCCTCGCTGCGCGACATGGAGGTGCTGTTCGCAGGCATTCCGCTCGACAAGGTCAGCACTTCGATGACGATCAACTCGCCGGCGGCCGTCATGCTCGCATTTTACATTTGCGTCGGCAAAAAGCAGGGCGTGCCCGAAAGCAAATTGCGCGGTACGCTGCAAAACGACATTCTCAAAGAATACATCGCACAAAAGGAATTCATCTTTCCGCCCGAGCCGTCGATGAAGATCGTGGTGGACACCATCGAGTATTGCACCCGCCACGTGCCGGAATGGAACACCATCTCGATCAGCGGCTATCACATTCGCGAAGCCGGCAGCACCGCGGTGCAAGAACTCGCCTTCACCCTGGCGGACGGTTTCGCCTACGTCGAGGCGGCGATGAAAGCCGGCCTGGCGGTCGATGCGTTCGCGCCGCGGCTGTCCTTCTTCTTCAACTCGCATCTCGATTTCTTCGAAGAGATCGCCAAGTTTCGCGCGGCCCGCCGCATTTGGGCGCGCCGCATGCGCGATCGCTACGGCGCCCAAGACGAGCGCTCGTGGAAACTGCGTTTTCACACGCAAACCGCCGGCTGTTCCCTCACCGGCCAGCAGCCGATGAACAACATCGTGCGCACCGCCTTCGAGGCACTGGCGGGCGTGCTCGGTGGCACGCAGTCGCTGCATACCAATTCGCTCGACGAAACCTGGGCCTTGCCCACGGAATTTGCCGCCAAGATCGCGCTCCGCACCCAGCAAATTATTGCGTATGAAACGGGAGTGGTGAACACCGTCGATCCGCTCGCCGGCTCCTACTTCATCGAGCATCTCACCAGCCAGATGGAGCAGGAGGCGGAGGAGTATTTCCGCAAGATCGAGGCATTCGGCGGCGTGATTCCCGCGATCAAAGAGGGATTTTTCCAGCGTGAGATCGCCGCGGCGGCGCGGCGGTATCAGGATGAGATCGAAAAGAAGGAAAGGCTAATCGTCGGCGTGAATGCCTTTGTCGAGCCGGATGAAAAGCTCGACATTCCGATTCTGAAGATCGATGCCAGCGTCGAGAAGCAGCAGGCGCAAAATCTCGCCCGGCTGCGCGCCGAGCGCAACAACACCGCGGTGCGGCAGACGCTGGCGAAGCTGAAGGAAGCGGCGCAGGAGGGCCGCAACATCATGCCGGCGCTGATCGACTGCAGCATGGCTTACTGCACGCTCGGGGAGATCATCAACGAACTCAAGACCGTCTACGGCACCTGGCGGGAGGAGCCGGTGTTTTGA
- a CDS encoding TRAP transporter substrate-binding protein — translation MKTLNRRVFLKNASSAALAGGAWLAGCSAQPEAQTAAGAPAVHTRKIYEWRMVTTWPPHFPVMGEGADLIAQWIAEMSEGRLKIQVYGGGELVPPFEAFEAVWQGIAEMSHGVSYYWTGKCAAAPFFSAVPFGMNAQQMNAWLSCGGGLALWEEAYAPFNLLPMPAGNTGVQMGGWFNKEINSVADLKGLKMRIPGLGGKVIDKAGGNGLSTPGSEIYTNLERGVIDATEWVGPYHDYLLGLHKIAKYYYYPGWHEPGPVLELAVNKTAFESLPADLQAIIRTAAARANAWMLSEFEAKNNLYLQKIIQEKRVAIKKFPDDVLAAFRRLSAEVIDEITSRDAMSKKVYTSFEQFRKQISAWAEISEKVYYNLAG, via the coding sequence ATGAAAACCCTCAATCGCAGAGTCTTCCTCAAGAATGCCTCCTCGGCAGCGCTTGCCGGCGGCGCCTGGCTGGCAGGCTGCAGCGCGCAGCCTGAAGCACAAACCGCCGCCGGCGCGCCTGCGGTGCACACGCGTAAAATCTATGAATGGAGAATGGTGACGACCTGGCCGCCGCATTTTCCCGTGATGGGCGAAGGCGCGGACTTGATTGCGCAATGGATCGCGGAAATGTCGGAGGGCCGCCTCAAGATTCAAGTCTACGGCGGCGGCGAACTGGTGCCGCCGTTTGAAGCATTCGAAGCGGTGTGGCAGGGCATCGCGGAGATGAGTCATGGCGTGTCCTACTATTGGACCGGCAAATGCGCGGCGGCGCCGTTCTTTTCCGCCGTGCCGTTCGGCATGAATGCCCAGCAAATGAACGCCTGGCTGTCGTGCGGCGGCGGGTTGGCGCTCTGGGAAGAGGCCTATGCGCCGTTCAATCTCCTGCCCATGCCCGCGGGCAACACCGGCGTGCAGATGGGCGGCTGGTTCAATAAAGAGATCAATTCCGTCGCCGACCTCAAAGGCCTGAAGATGCGTATCCCGGGTTTGGGTGGCAAGGTGATCGACAAAGCCGGCGGCAATGGCTTGTCCACGCCGGGTTCGGAAATCTACACTAATCTCGAGCGCGGCGTCATCGATGCCACGGAATGGGTGGGGCCTTATCACGATTACTTGCTTGGTCTGCACAAGATCGCGAAATACTACTACTATCCCGGCTGGCACGAACCGGGCCCGGTGCTGGAATTGGCGGTGAACAAAACCGCGTTCGAGAGCCTGCCGGCTGATTTGCAGGCCATCATTCGCACCGCCGCCGCCCGCGCCAATGCCTGGATGCTCAGCGAATTCGAAGCGAAGAATAACCTCTACCTCCAGAAGATCATTCAGGAGAAGCGCGTCGCGATCAAGAAATTCCCGGATGACGTGCTCGCTGCCTTTCGCCGGCTCTCAGCCGAAGTCATCGATGAAATCACTTCGCGCGACGCGATGAGCAAGAAGGTCTACACTTCCTTTGAGCAGTTCCGCAAGCAGATTTCCGCCTGGGCGGAGATTTCCGAGAAAGTCTACTACAACCTGGCCGGTTAG